Within Bradymonas sediminis, the genomic segment GCCTTCACCGGCGCCACTCAGCGAAAGATCGGGCGTTTTGAGGCCGCCGACGGCGGCACGCTATTTCTCGATGAAATTGGCGAGCTTAGCCCGCAGGTGCAGGTGCGCCTGTTGCGCGTGCTGCAGGAAGGGGAGTTCGAGCGCCTGGGCTCTAATACGCCGACCCAGGTCGACGTGCGCATCGTGACCGCCACCCACAAAGACCTCGAAGATGAGCTAGAGGCGGGCAACTTCCGCGAAGACCTCTACTACCGGCTCAACGTCGTCAATATCGAGATCCCGCCGCTGCGCCGGCGCATGGAAGACGTGCCGCTTTTGGCCGAGTATTTCTTGAGCAAATATCGCCAGAAGAATAACCGCAAGATCGACCGGCTTAGCCGCGAGTGCCTCGACGCGCTGATGACCTACCATTGGCCGGGAAATGTGCGTGAGCTGGAGAATATTATCGAGCGGGCGGTGGTGCTCGACAAGGATGGAAGCATCGGGCTGGACGACCTCCCCGAGCAAATCACTTCATATGAGCCCGACACCCGTCACATCACAATCCCGCTGGGGACGACGCTCGATGAGATCGAGAAGCTGGTGATGCACGAGACGCTTAAGCTGACCGGCGGGGATAAGAAGTTGGCGGCAAAATTACTCGATATTTCGACGCGTACGATTTATCGCAAGATCTGAGCCCCGCCAAAGCACTCGCGCGTTCAACCTCAAACTTCAAACCTCAAAGCGTCGAGCCCTCGGCGCTTTTCCGATATTGAAAATAGCGTGACACGGATTCGATCGGGGTGTTCTTCTCGAGCCAGGACGTCGTCTGAAGCAACTTCTCCAGGTCGAGGCCGGTCTCGATCCCGCAACTATTGAATAGGTGGATGAGATCTTCGGAGCCGAGGTTGCCGGCCGCGCTCGGGGCGTAGGGGCAGCCGCCGGTGCCGCCGACGGCCGAGTCGAATTGGCGCATGCCGACGCGCCAGGCCAAAAGAGCGTTGGTTAGGCCGAGGCCCTGGGTGTCGTGCAGGTGCAGAGCGACGCGCTCGGGGCCGAAGGCTTCGAGCATGCGCCGGCAGCCGTCTTCGACCTGGGGCGGGGTGCCGGCGCCGATGGTGTCGCCCAGGGCGATGAGGTCGGCGCCGAAGTCCAGCAACTGCTCCGCGATGTCCATCACCCGCGCAAAATCGACCTCGCCCTCGTAGGGGCAGCCGAAGACCGTCGAGATATAGGCGCGCAGCTGGCAGCCGTTGTCCTTGGCGAGCTTAAAGGAGTCGCGAAGATCGTCCAGGCTGTCGGCGATGGAGCGGTTGAGGTTGCTCTGATTGTGGGCTTCCGACGAGGAGATCGCGGTGGAGATATATTTGACCCCGGCGGCGAGCGCCCGCTCAAGACCTCGCCGGTTGGGGATCAGCGCCCAATAGCGCACGCCGTTTTCGCCGGCGAGGTCGGCGGGCGCGATGCGCGCGGCGACCTGGTCGGTGTCGGCCATTTGGGGCACCCACTTGGGGTGAACGAAGCTGCCGATCTCGATATCGGTGACGCCCGCGCCGACCAGGCGCTCGATGAATTCGATCTTCTGGTCGACGCTGAGGATCGCGGATTCATTCTGCAGACCGTCGCGCGGTCCAACTTCAAAGATGCGGGCGTTTTCTAAGTTCACGCTAAGCTCCGGGGGTGGAAGCGACGGCGGAGTGAGTCTTCGTCGGGTGCCCTGAATTATTCACCCCCTTAACTCGCTGTCAACACCATAAAACCGAATCGAACGGTTCTTCTGGGTGATTAAGCGGTCGAATGCCGGATTAAGCGGTAATTTCGCGCCGTTATTCGGCGTCCGCCAGGTTCTCGATGGCGTCTTGCAGGCATCGGGCAAAGAAGGGCGCGCGCAGGCAATCGGCGGTGGCCCACAGCGTGGCCAATGATTCGAGCGCCTGGGGCGTGCCGTTCTCGGCGAGGCGGCGTGCGCAGTCGAGGCCGACCGAGGTTTGCAGCGCGCCGTGGTGGGCCAGGGTTTGGATGACGCGCGGGTCTTCGTCGCCCAGGCGGCTCAGCACCAGGGCGGCGCCGAGGTCCGGGGCTTGGGCCAGCGTTTTTTGCTCCAGGGCGGCGTCGCGCGCGGCGAGGCGCGCGAATAATCCGCGGCTGGCCAGGGCCAGGGCGGGGGAGGCGCTGGCGGCGAAGGCGTCGGCCCAGTCCTGGCTAAGCTTCTCAAATTGCTCGGGATTCGCGTCGAGGTGGCGGTGCAGATCCAGGCAATTTCGCAGGATCATGACGGTGGTGTCGGGGTCCAGGACTTCGAGGTCATAGGTTTGCTCCTCGAGGTCGCTCAGCAGCGCCAGCGATGCCTCCAAGGAGATGTCTTCGGGGTCGCTTGGCGAGTGCGGCAGGCCGCTGATTCCCGGGGAGTGATAGCCGTGGTGCAGCAGGCGCTCGTGCGCGGCGACCTGGACGAGCAGCAGGCCCAGGCCGTCGTCGGGGGCGGCGTCGTCGGCGCCGGTCAGGGCGATGGCGGTGGCCAGGCCGAGGCGGGCGGCCAGCGGCTCCCACGCGGTCTCGGGGGCATCCGGGGCGAGCTGCAATAGTTGGATGAGCCCGCGCGCGGCGTCCTCATCGGGCGGCGTGTCGTCGAGGCCGCTGGTCGCGGCGACGGCCAGCAGCGCGCCGAACTCGGCGGCCGGATCGTCGGTCGCGTCTAAGATGCAAAGCGCCTCCAGCCAACTGGCCGGGCCGTGGCTCTGCAAAAAGTCTGCGACCACCTGCGGGTCTTTAAGCCAGGCTGAGTCGGCGTCGCCGCCCAGCGCCAGGCGCGCCCACACGGCCGGGTCGAGCACAGCGAGCGGGCCGGTGACCCGGGCCAGCGCGGCCTCGAAATCAGCGCGCTCCTCGGCCTCCTGGGTGCCCATCACCGCGTCGGTGAGCGCGGCCTGCCACTGCTCGAAGGCGCTCCAGTCGCCGGCCCCAAGATCGGTGTCGCTGAGCGAAAGCGCGCGCAATCCGTCGAGCACATCTTCGACGGCCTCGTTGTCGAGCAGCCAATCGTTGAGGGACTCCGGCGCCCCGTGGGCGACCAGCCAGGCGGCTGCCTGGCGCGTGGCGTCATCCTCGAGGGCCGCGTCGATGCTCGGGTGTGCCCAGGCGATCTGGGCGCGCACCAGGGTGTCGATGAGCGCGGCCTTTAGCGCGGCGTCCGCCCCGTCGAAGAGCGCGTCGATACGCGCCTCGACGGTCTCAGATTCGTCATAAACCCAGGCGACGCGCGCCAGCGGGGAGGCCGCCGCGAAGTCGAAATTTTTGACCCAATCGTCGGCGCCGCCCGACGCGCTGGCCGAGCCCATTGCCTGCGCATAGAGCGCGAAGAGCGCGGCGCTTAGCTCGGAGGAGCCGTCGCGAAGCGTCGCGATAAGATCATTTTTCGGCGTCTTCGCCGTGTTCTCGGCACCCATCAGGACTAAATACGCGTTCAATTCGGTGTTGGCTTGGTTCATATTCATAATTTTATCGCTCTATCTGAGTGAAAAGGCGTACTTTATAGGTTTATCGAGGCCCACGGCGTCAACGCGACGGAATTAACAGGTTGCGCCGCCGATTCCAATATCTCGATGTGTATCAACGCGACGAATCGCTGCTCGACGCCCTCGGGCCAGAGGTTTATGAAAGGGCGCTGCACGTCGATGAAGGCCGCCATATTTTGGCGGCTCACTGAGTAAAAAAGGATTCCGTCTTGGCTGATGCCGTAAAGAACGATTCACCGAAGAACGCGCTCGACCTCAAGCGCATGATTAGCCTGGTGCGCCCGTATTGGAAGGGGTTGAGCCTGGCGACGGTCGCGCTTTTTATCGCGGCGGGCGTCTCGCTGCTCTATCCGCAGGCGGCCCGCATCGCGATCGATGATGTGATCAAGCTCGGCCAGGCCGAGAATATCAAGATGCTGGGGCTGGCGCTGGTCGGTATCTTTGCGCTGCAGGCGTTCTTCTCGGCGCTGCGCTATTATTTGTTCACGGTCATCGGCGAGCGGGTGGTCGCGGATCTTCGCCAGCAGTTATTTTCGGCGGTCCTGGCCCAGGAGATGGGCTTTTTTGACGAGAACCGCACCGGTGAGCTGACCAGCCGGCTGACCTCGGACACGCAGGCGATTCAGTCGGCGGTGACGACCAATATCTCGATGGCGCTGCGCTACGGCGTGCAGGCGGTCGGCGGGATGATCATCTTATTCGTGACCTCGGTGAAGTTGTCGATGGTGATGGTCGTGGCGGTGCCCTTCGTGATCGCGGTGGCCTTCTATTATGGGCGAAAACTGCGCCGCGTGTCGCGCGATGTGCAGGACGCCATCGCCGAGTCGACCTCGTCGGCCGAGGAGGCGCTGTCGGGGATTCGCACGGTGCGAAGCTTCGCGCGCGAGGACCACGAGCGCGCCGTCTATTATGAGTCGGTGGAGCGCTCGTTTGAGTTCGGTAAATACCGCGCGCGCATCGGCGCGCTGTTTACCGGCGGGGTGTCTTTTTTAAGCTACGGCGCGATCGCTGCGATCCTGTGGGTGGGAAGCCTGCTGGTGATCAATAAGGAGATGACCCCCGGCGAGCTGGCCGCCTATATCCTCTATACCATGTTCGTGGCGATGTCTCTGGGCATCCTGGCGGGCCTGTGGAGCGACTTTATGAAGGCGGTGGGCGCGGCGGAGCGCGTCTTTGAGTTGATGGACCGATTGCCCAAATTCGAGACGGCCGCGGACCCGCTGACCGTCGCGCCGACGGCCGGGCATATCGTCTTTAAAGACGTCACCTTTCGCTATGTGACTCGCCCCGACGTCCCCGCCCTCGACGCCGTGAGTTTCGAGATCGCCCCGGGCGAGAAGATCGCCGTGGTGGGGCCGTCCGGCGCGGGGAAATCGACCATCGCGAACCTCGTTGCGCGCTTCTATGACCCGCAGGACGGCAGTATCTCGGTCGACGGCCATGATATCCGCGATTGGGACCCGACGATCCTGCGCGAGGCCATCGGCATGGTCGCCCAGGAGCCTGTCTTATTCTCCGGGAGTCTTCGTGAAAACGTGCGCTATGGCCGGCTTACGGCGAGCGATGAGGAGATTATCGAGGCGCTTAAATCCGCCAACGCCTGGGAGTTTGTCAGTGAGTTTCCCGAGGGGCTCGACACCGGGCTTGGTGAGCGGGGCGTGCGGCTGTCGGGTGGGCAAAAGCAGCGCGTGGCGATCGCGCGCGCGATCCTCAAAGACCCGGTGATACTGGTCCTCGACGAGGCAACTTCGGCCCTGGACGTCGAGAGCGAATCGCTGGTGCAGGCGGCGCTCGAGAAGTTGATGGAGGGGCGCACCACCCTGATCATCGCGCATCGTCTGTCGACCATCGCCAACGCCGATCGGGTGGTCGTTCTGGAGCGCGGCGCGGTCGTCGAGCAGGGGACCCACGAGGAGTTGATGGGCGGCGATGCGGCCTACCGACGCCTGGTCGAGAGCCAGCAAATTTTGGGCGGCTGAGCGCGAAGTCTGGATTGTCAAACACGTGCTTCCGCGAGATAGTGTCGCCATGTCGTTGCTCATCTGTTCAAATTGCGAGTCCAAAACCCCCGCCCACGAGATCGTCTGCGGCGATTGCGGCGTGCCGCTCGCCGCGCCGCGAAAGCGGGAGAAGAGCGAGGCGATCGACGAGCGCGCGCAGGGCCTGAGCGTCGTCATCGGCCGCGGGTTTGACTGCGATATTATCCTCGACGCCCGCCAGATCTCGCGCCATCATTGTCGGCTCACCAAGATTCAACCCACGGGCGAGCTTGGCGAGCTTGAGCGTTGGCTGCTCGAAGACCTCAGCGCGGCGAACGGCACCTTCGTCAACGACCGATTTGAGCGGGTTCAGAGCCGGGTCGTCAGCGAAGAAGACGTCTTATTTCTGGGGAGTTACCGATTCCCGGTGCGTCGCGTGCGCGAGTTCCTCGACACCGACCACGACACGCCGCATGTCGGGACGAATTACCTGCCGATGGAGCAGGCGATCATCACGATCGGCCGAGACGTCGACAATGACGTCCTCCTCGATGATCCTCAGGTGTCGCGCCGCCACGCGCGTTTGGTTCGTGAAGCCGATGAACTCTATTTGGAGGACCTCGGCAGCGCCAACGGGACCTTCGTCGACGGGCAACGCGTCACGCGCCATCGCCTGGAGCCCGGCCAGGATATCAGCTTCGGCACCTGCGCGCTGCGCCTGGATCTCGAGCGTGGGATTCTGCAAAAAAGTTATCGCGGCGATATCCTCTTGCAGGCCGAAAACCTGGTCGTCGAGGTCGGCGAGGGCGACCACATAAAGCGGCTGCTTGATGATGTGTCTTTTACGGTTTATCCGACTGAATTTGTTGGGCTTTTAGGGCCGTCTGGGGCGGGTAAGACGACGCTGCTGATGGCGTTGATCGGCTATCTTCGCCCGGCTTTTGGGCGCACGCTGGTCAACGGCGATGACCTCGCGACCAACTTCGATCGCTATCGAAACGCGATCGGTTATGTGCCCCAGGAAGACATCATTCACAGCGAGCTGACCGTCTTCGAGGCGCTGTATTATACCGCGAAATTACGCCTGCCCGCGGACACCACGGACGCGGAGATCTTCCGGCGAATCGATGGCGTTTTGGCGGACCTCGAGATCAGCCAGACCCGCGATATTCGCATCGGCTCGCCCGAGCGAAAGGGGATCTCGGGCGGGCAGCGAAAACGCGTCAACCTCGCGCTCGAGCTGCTGACTGAGCCGAGCCTTTTATGCCTGGATGAGCCGACCAGCGGGCTGGCGAGCGAGGACGCCGCCAACGTCATGGGGCTGCTGCGAAAGCTGGCCAACGGCGGGCGCACGATCTTATTGACGATCCATCAGCCCTCGCCGCAAGTCTATAAAATGCTGGATAATACGCTTTATTTGGCCGCCGGCGAGCAGGTTTATTATGGGCCGGCCTACCCGGATTCGATGCTGTATTTTCATCCGGAGATCGAGCCCGATTCTGTCGAGGCCGAAGAGATCCTGGCCGATCCAGGCTCCTGCATGCGCCCGCTGATGGAGGCGGCGCGAGCGGGGGAACCGATGGAGACTTTCGCCGCGCGCTATCGCCAGAGCCGCTATTTCGACGAGTTTGTGCGCGAGCGCCGCGAGGACCCGCGCGAGGTGAAGCTCAGCAAAAAGTCGCCGCGTCGCCCGCCGAGCTTTAGCGTGCGTCAGTGGTGGACGCTGTCGCGGCGCTATCTCGATATCAAACTCAAAGATCGGGTGGGCACCGCGATCCTCTTGGTGCAGGCGCCGATCGTGGCGGTTCTGTTGGCGCTGGTCTTCGCTCAGGAGAGCGGCGGGCTCATCAGCCGGCTGCAATACGCGCCGTTTGCGCTCTTTTTATTGGTCGTCGCGGCGGTGTGGTTTGGCTGCTCGAACGCGGCGCGCGAGATCGTCAGTGAACAGGCGATCTACCGGCGCGAGCGCATGGTCAATCTGTCGGTGCTCGCCTACGCGGCGAGCAAATTCACGGTGCTCGGCGGGCTTTGTTTTTTGCAATGCCTGATGCTGATGACGATCACCTATTTCACCCTGGATTTCTGGGGCAATCCGCTGTGGCATCTGGGCGTCTTATGGCTGTGCTCGTTGGCCGGGCTGGGGCTGGGATTGATGCTGTCGGCGCTGGTGCGCACGGGTGAGGCGGCGATCGCGCTGGTGCCGATCTTATTGATCCCGCAGGTGATTTTGGGCGGGGCGATCATGCCGGTCGACCGGATGAACGCGCCCACCGAATTGGCGAGTAAGATGGCGATCGCGCGCTGGGGTTTTGAGGCGGCGCTGCATGTCGAGCATCGCTCTGATGCCTACGAGATCTCGGCCGCCCAGCAGCCCGATATGGTGTCGGCCGCGATGGTCTCCCAGGCGATGCTCGCGCCGTCCTTGCAGGCGGAGATGGGCGCGCTCACGCCGCTGCCGCCGAATCCGCTGAATCGATTTTTGGGCGACGCCGAGACCGGCCTGAGCCGAAATCTTGGCGTTTTGGGCGGGTTTACCGTGATCTTTTTTGGCGGGGTTTGCGGGTTTTTATATTTGCGCGAGCGCCGTTGGGATATTTAGCGGCGAGCATTAAAAATTTGAATATTTAGCGGCGGCATTCGTCGCTTAAAGAGCACGCTCTTCAAGGAGGGGCCGCGCTTGACGCGCAGCGCTCGGGTCAATTAATTGTTTAGTTGTTCCTCAGCGACTTTTTTAAGACGGTTTTATTCCATAACTGTTATCTTGGCGTAGTGGAGTTTCGAGAGCATGAAGAATTTATCCTCAAAGTTGACGCTTATTCTCAGTATTCTTGGTCTCCTGGCGCTGGTTTTCGCGTCGGGTTGTGCGACGATGCGCGCGAACTCGGCGCGCACCGCGTATATCCATCAGATGACCGAGCGCCACGTGTATAACGCGGCGTGCGACCAGGTGTGGCCGACCGCGCGAACGCTCCTGTTTTCCGAAGGATACGCGGTCAAAGACACCGGTGAAGGCACGATTATGACGCTGGAGACGGAGTGGCGATATGATCGCCAGACCTCCAACAGCACCAACGCAAATACGGTGACCGCCAGCCGTTATCTGGTGCAGGGAATGCAGCCCGACGAGGGGCAGTGCAAGGTCAACTTCAGCAAGAATACGCGCTCCAGCGACAATAATATGAACGCCAACCGCGACCTCGAGCTTGAGTGGCATCTGCTGCAGCAAGCCGACCCCGCGGCCGCCGCTCAGATCGCGCAGGAAGCGGAAGTTCGCGCAAATGCCGCCGCACAGGGTTGATTTCTCTGCTGCGATCGGTGCATATACCGCAACGCGAGGCTCAATCTTTGGTTGAGCCACATCAAAGATCAGGAGTGAGACATGAAAACACTTGAACTTAGCGTTGCGGGAATGAGCTGCGGCGGATGCGCCAACGCGGTGCGAACGATGCTTAGCCAGAAGCTCGGCGTCGACAGAGATCGCGTGGAGGTGTCGGCAGAGGCAGGAACAGCCAGCGTGAAATTGGACTCCGCGCCGACGCCCGAGCAGCTCGAATCGGCCCTGCAAGCCCTCAAAGAGCAGGACTTTCCGGCGAGCATTGTGCAAGGATTAGGATAAAACCCTCAAACACTCTTGCATCCGGGCATTTGATCACTTATGGTCCGGCGCCTTGGCCGCGCTCGCGGAGCATGTCACGTGGACGAGTGTGGGTTTCGCAAAGATTGAATAAGATAATTACGCCGCGTTTAGGTCGGCGTCAGGAGAAAGTATAATGCGGGAAAAAATCAAACTCGTTTCGAGCGCCGGTACCGGATACTTTTACACGTATAAGAAAAACAAGCGTGCGAATCCGGACAAACTTCGCTTGAAAAAATTCGACCCGGTCGTGCGCAAGCATGTCGAGTTCGTTGAAGAAAAAATTAAATAATTTGGGATAATTGGGTCCGCGAAGACGCCGCTTATGCGACGTCGCGGGCCTGGCTATCAATACTTCATAGCGCATCACGAGAGACTATTATGGCTCGCAGCAAATACGGGCGTATCAACTGGCGCCGCCGTCGCAAAATCGATCCCTTCGACGAAAATCCGTCCTGGCGCATCGACTATAAGAACCCGGAACTTCTTAAATTGTTCCTCACCACCACTGGCAAAATGTTGCCGGCACGCATCACCGGACTGAGCGCGAAGAATCAGCGCCGTCTGCGTCAGGCGATCCTGCGCTCGCGCCAGATCGCTCTGCTGCCGCACACCACGCATAAATCCTGATTCGACAGGAATTGCGTGACCGGAAACTTGTAGAAGATTTTCGGTGCTCAGTTCCTCGAGTCTGATTTAGAGACGTAAACTAAAAGGCTGCCCGCCGCACTGAAGTTCTATTGAAGAACTTTGGATGACGACGGCGCAGCCTTTTTGGCGTCTGGCGCGAAATTTAGAGTTTTGGGGTGCGGGCGAGTTGCGCCAGGATTGTCGAACGCCCGCGCAGCGCTAGCTTTGGTTGAGTTCCTTCGGGCGGGGAGCAAGTGGACACGCCACGGCCTTTCTTATATTGTGTCGGCGTAATGACGCTTGTGAATCGTCGGGAGTATTCGGAAATCTCAAACGCGCGCTGCTCCGGCATCTGCCGCGCGGGTTATTCGAAGAGCATTTCGCGGCGATTCGGCTTAATATGACGGGAGTAGCGGGCTCACTTCGGAACCCGTAGAAGTCTACCAAATGGCAAGAAAATCGGGATAAATATTATGTCCAAAAGATTCGTTTTAAATAAAGCAGCCAAGCGCGCCACCATGGGCCTGATGGGTCTGTCGCTGGCGGGCTTGCTTGTCTCCTGCAACTCTCATCCGGTTTCTTTTGCCCAGAGCGAAGGCGCGGTCGTGGTGACCGAGGATCGCTCGCCGGACTCGGCGGCTTCCGTCGATATTCTGTGGATGATCGATAACTCCGGCTCGATGTGTGAGATTCAGACGTCGATTCGCGAGAATTTCGAGAGATTTATCGACCAAATTGCCGCGCAGAATATCGACTTCCAGCTCGGCGTGACCACGACGCATATGGACTCGTCGAACGCAACCGAGCCATTGTCTCGCCCCGGTTATTTACAGGCGTATCCTCAGCCGGTGCCGACCTCCATTGGCCGCTGTAGTGGCGATGCAGGGGACCCGGGCGACCCAATGGATGGCTATGAGCCGGTACGCACGAATATCGAATTGGCGATACAATGCTCCAAGGATGGCGAAGATAAGTGGGGTGACCTGCGAAATGTCACCGACCAAGAGATTTTTCAGGCATATGAGGCGTTCCAAGCCTATAAACTCTTCCCCACCACACCGAGTGGGCAGGAGCCATTCTACGATACACCCGAAGCCGATAATCCTTACCGCACAATCAAGGGCGATAATAAGCTCGTGCTCCACTCCGAGGATTATCGCGATGCCACGGGGCAATTGGATGTCGACAGTATGCGCGCCGACTTCGCTTGCATGAGTCTGGTGGGAACCACGGGTACAGGCGCTGAGAAGGGACTTGCTGCCGCCGTTCATGCGCTCTCGCCCGAAATGACAGGGGGGACGGTGGAGGCGCCGCTTGAAAATGCCGCCGAGGCTCCGAATCATGGGCTCTTGCGCGAGAATGCGAACTTCGCCCTGGTGATGGTCACCGATGAGAATGACTGTTCCGATTATGGGCTTTTCGCTGGCGAGGGCGCGCTTCCGGATACCACTCCGTTTTACGACGAAGCTGGTAATCCCATTGAGCGAGCTGTCAGTAAAGCGGTGAGCTCGCCCGATGTTGTGTGCGCGATGTGGAATGATCCGGCGCTGGTTGAGACCACTCCGCTCATCAGCACCGAGGCATTGGCCCAGCGTCTCAAGGAGAATCTTTCCAGTTCCAAGGGCAAGGAGGTGAATGAGAAGGCGATCGTCGTCACCTCAATTCACGGAGACTATCGCCGTTATGGGGAGGATTATCCGACCGATAGTGATATTGAGGCTGCGATTGCTGCTGCGCACGAAGATGATCGTGCGACAATTCGCGCGACGATCGAAGCTGCAAAGCAGGACCCAAATCAACTTATCGTGCAAGTGAGGAATCCACCGTATGACGTGCTCCAAAAGAAGAGCTCCTGCACGATTTCAGGCGATTCCGGCGACAGCCCGGCTGAGGCGTTTTCGGGAGACCGGTATGAGAGCTTCCTGCGTCATTTCTCACCTGACCGCGTATTGCCTGCGATTCCACCGAGCGAGGATGAGCATATGCTCGGTCTGATCTGCGACGCCGCCAGTATGGGCGTGACGTTGGGTCAAATCGGTGAGCTTATCGCTGGTTCGACGGCACAGTGCATCACCGAGCCGCCCTTCGAATGCCAGGTGGACGAGGATTGCCCGGCCTTTAATTTCGACGGCCAGGCGCCGACCTGTCGGTCGTTCGG encodes:
- a CDS encoding sigma-54-dependent transcriptional regulator; the protein is MKSTIAETPKILLVDDEVAHLKTLERLFLKEGYEVLTAESGEEALAIIRREPLHLVLTDLKMGKIDGMDLLKLVKTLQPEVEVVLMTAFGTVERAVEGMKRGAYDFVSKPIKRATILKSVRQGLERQALVAENRALKARLAGLADEPNLVGQSPAFRAALDLVKQVATSSTTVLLSGESGTGKELFARMIYELSDRADAPFVAVNCAALPESILESELFGYEKGAFTGATQRKIGRFEAADGGTLFLDEIGELSPQVQVRLLRVLQEGEFERLGSNTPTQVDVRIVTATHKDLEDELEAGNFREDLYYRLNVVNIEIPPLRRRMEDVPLLAEYFLSKYRQKNNRKIDRLSRECLDALMTYHWPGNVRELENIIERAVVLDKDGSIGLDDLPEQITSYEPDTRHITIPLGTTLDEIEKLVMHETLKLTGGDKKLAAKLLDISTRTIYRKI
- a CDS encoding hydroxymethylglutaryl-CoA lyase, whose amino-acid sequence is MNLENARIFEVGPRDGLQNESAILSVDQKIEFIERLVGAGVTDIEIGSFVHPKWVPQMADTDQVAARIAPADLAGENGVRYWALIPNRRGLERALAAGVKYISTAISSSEAHNQSNLNRSIADSLDDLRDSFKLAKDNGCQLRAYISTVFGCPYEGEVDFARVMDIAEQLLDFGADLIALGDTIGAGTPPQVEDGCRRMLEAFGPERVALHLHDTQGLGLTNALLAWRVGMRQFDSAVGGTGGCPYAPSAAGNLGSEDLIHLFNSCGIETGLDLEKLLQTTSWLEKNTPIESVSRYFQYRKSAEGSTL
- a CDS encoding ABC transporter ATP-binding protein, whose amino-acid sequence is MADAVKNDSPKNALDLKRMISLVRPYWKGLSLATVALFIAAGVSLLYPQAARIAIDDVIKLGQAENIKMLGLALVGIFALQAFFSALRYYLFTVIGERVVADLRQQLFSAVLAQEMGFFDENRTGELTSRLTSDTQAIQSAVTTNISMALRYGVQAVGGMIILFVTSVKLSMVMVVAVPFVIAVAFYYGRKLRRVSRDVQDAIAESTSSAEEALSGIRTVRSFAREDHERAVYYESVERSFEFGKYRARIGALFTGGVSFLSYGAIAAILWVGSLLVINKEMTPGELAAYILYTMFVAMSLGILAGLWSDFMKAVGAAERVFELMDRLPKFETAADPLTVAPTAGHIVFKDVTFRYVTRPDVPALDAVSFEIAPGEKIAVVGPSGAGKSTIANLVARFYDPQDGSISVDGHDIRDWDPTILREAIGMVAQEPVLFSGSLRENVRYGRLTASDEEIIEALKSANAWEFVSEFPEGLDTGLGERGVRLSGGQKQRVAIARAILKDPVILVLDEATSALDVESESLVQAALEKLMEGRTTLIIAHRLSTIANADRVVVLERGAVVEQGTHEELMGGDAAYRRLVESQQILGG
- a CDS encoding ABC transporter ATP-binding protein/permease produces the protein MSLLICSNCESKTPAHEIVCGDCGVPLAAPRKREKSEAIDERAQGLSVVIGRGFDCDIILDARQISRHHCRLTKIQPTGELGELERWLLEDLSAANGTFVNDRFERVQSRVVSEEDVLFLGSYRFPVRRVREFLDTDHDTPHVGTNYLPMEQAIITIGRDVDNDVLLDDPQVSRRHARLVREADELYLEDLGSANGTFVDGQRVTRHRLEPGQDISFGTCALRLDLERGILQKSYRGDILLQAENLVVEVGEGDHIKRLLDDVSFTVYPTEFVGLLGPSGAGKTTLLMALIGYLRPAFGRTLVNGDDLATNFDRYRNAIGYVPQEDIIHSELTVFEALYYTAKLRLPADTTDAEIFRRIDGVLADLEISQTRDIRIGSPERKGISGGQRKRVNLALELLTEPSLLCLDEPTSGLASEDAANVMGLLRKLANGGRTILLTIHQPSPQVYKMLDNTLYLAAGEQVYYGPAYPDSMLYFHPEIEPDSVEAEEILADPGSCMRPLMEAARAGEPMETFAARYRQSRYFDEFVRERREDPREVKLSKKSPRRPPSFSVRQWWTLSRRYLDIKLKDRVGTAILLVQAPIVAVLLALVFAQESGGLISRLQYAPFALFLLVVAAVWFGCSNAAREIVSEQAIYRRERMVNLSVLAYAASKFTVLGGLCFLQCLMLMTITYFTLDFWGNPLWHLGVLWLCSLAGLGLGLMLSALVRTGEAAIALVPILLIPQVILGGAIMPVDRMNAPTELASKMAIARWGFEAALHVEHRSDAYEISAAQQPDMVSAAMVSQAMLAPSLQAEMGALTPLPPNPLNRFLGDAETGLSRNLGVLGGFTVIFFGGVCGFLYLRERRWDI
- a CDS encoding outer membrane protein assembly factor BamC, which encodes MKNLSSKLTLILSILGLLALVFASGCATMRANSARTAYIHQMTERHVYNAACDQVWPTARTLLFSEGYAVKDTGEGTIMTLETEWRYDRQTSNSTNANTVTASRYLVQGMQPDEGQCKVNFSKNTRSSDNNMNANRDLELEWHLLQQADPAAAAQIAQEAEVRANAAAQG
- a CDS encoding heavy-metal-associated domain-containing protein, with amino-acid sequence MKTLELSVAGMSCGGCANAVRTMLSQKLGVDRDRVEVSAEAGTASVKLDSAPTPEQLESALQALKEQDFPASIVQGLG
- the rpmG gene encoding 50S ribosomal protein L33 yields the protein MREKIKLVSSAGTGYFYTYKKNKRANPDKLRLKKFDPVVRKHVEFVEEKIK
- the rpsR gene encoding 30S ribosomal protein S18, with protein sequence MARSKYGRINWRRRRKIDPFDENPSWRIDYKNPELLKLFLTTTGKMLPARITGLSAKNQRRLRQAILRSRQIALLPHTTHKS